One Anabas testudineus chromosome 15, fAnaTes1.2, whole genome shotgun sequence genomic window carries:
- the LOC113159265 gene encoding rab11 family-interacting protein 2, whose amino-acid sequence MSLGEQSQKWFPTHVQATVLQATGLQPKGKNGTNDAYTIIQLGKEKYSTSVAEKTLNPVWREEASFELPGLLLEGNPEVYELCLIVMHRSLVGMDKFLGQRSINLNQIFDNKERKKTDWYSLESKSGKKRKERGRIQVSIQFMRNNMTASMFDLSMKDKPRSPFSKLKDKMKGRKHDSGFGDTSSAILPRSAVCDSEPSRQSFAPEPQPQPEAKAKRTLLAGAHKLSAAHSMSDLIGTHFRPKLDSMNSIEESGGPHRRSQSEVPGYQDGEAHSDPFTDISDTLPQKYATLPRNRNPFEGEHGQLWDRAERKEKKEKVSLLERVTGKKEGRKTNNEARSGSSGDLRSPNPFSGNSQTDTNPFSSNYKASDTKTAGNEDSSFGHRKKDVYGKKSEVTQESIAAYSSLSFEEVVQELIKQKEVVKKKDAHIRELENYIDNLLVRVMEETPSILRTPYEPKKKAGKLNKK is encoded by the exons ATGTCACTGGGTGAGCAGTCTCAAAAGTGGTTTCCAACCCATGTCCAAGCCACTGTTCTGCAAGCAACTGGTTTACAGCCCAAGGGCAAAAATGGCACCAATGATGCCTACACTATCATCCAGCTGGGCAAGGAGAAGTACTCAACATCTGTGGCAGAGAAGACACTTAACCCTGTCTGGAGAGAAGAAGCTTCCTTTGAATTACCAGGTCTACTATTAGAGGGAAACCCTGAAGTATATGAACTCTGCCTTATAGTGATGCATCGCTCCTTGGTTGGGATGGACAAGTTCCTGGGTCAGAGGTCCATCAACCTTAATCAAATATTTGATaacaaggagagaaagaaaaccgA CTGGTATTCTTTGGAGTCCAAGTCagggaagaaaaggaaagaacGAGGCCGCATCCAAGTCAGCATCCAGTTCATGAGGAACAACATGACAGCCAGTATGTTTGACCTCTCCATGAAGGATAAGCCCCGCTCGCCTTTTTCCAAACTCAAGGACAAGATGAAGGGTCGCAAGCATGACAGCGGCTTCGGTGACACATCTTCAGCCATCCTGCCTCGCTCTGCCGTCTGTGACTCGGAACCCAGTCGTCAGTCCTTCGCCCCAGAACCGCAACCCCAGCCTGAAGCAAAAGCCAAGAGAACACTACTTGCTGGGGCCCATAAACTCTCTGCAGCCCATTCCATGTCAGATCTAATTGGGACCCACTTTCGGCCCAAGCTGGACTCCATGAACTCTATAGAAGAGAGTG GTGGACCTCACAGGCGTTCCCAGAGCGAAGTGCCAGGCTACCAGGACGGTGAGGCACACAGTGACCCTTTCACTGATATCAGTGACACCCTGCCACAGAAGTATGCCACGCTCCCACGCAATCGCAACCCATTTGAGGGGGAGCACGGGCAGCTGTGGGACCGGGCAGAGCggaaggagaaaaaggagaaggtCAGCCTGCTGGAACGTGTGACGGGAAAGAAGGAAGGTCGGAAGACCAATAATGAGGCGCGTTCGGGCAGCTCTGGAGACCTGCGGTCCCCCAACCCCTTTAGTGGAAACTCCCAAACAGACACCAACCCTTTCAGCTCTAACTACAAAGCCAG TGATACAAAGACAGCAGGAAATGAAGACAGCAGCTTTGGCCACAGGAAGAAGGATGTCTACGGCAAGAAAAGC gagGTGACACAAGAAAGCATCGCCGCCTATAGCAGCTTATCGTTTGAGGAAGTTGTGCAGGAACTCATCAAGCAGAAAGAAGTGGTGAAAAAGAAAGACGCCCACATCAGGGAGCTGGAAAACTACATAGATAATCTACTTGTACGTGTCATGGAGGAGACGCCGAGCATTCTGCGGACCCCCTACGAGCCAAAAAAGAAGGCGGGTAAACTTAATAAAAAGTAG